One genomic window of Solanum stenotomum isolate F172 chromosome 9, ASM1918654v1, whole genome shotgun sequence includes the following:
- the LOC125877485 gene encoding uncharacterized protein LOC125877485, which produces MEEEIAILVQHDGKWDSEHNYNNFIVDGVTLKVSSNLDTILDEMTKILGVYASTDTIEIKYSVKQNYTPMKIYNDRSLRWYLDLKRKSSFTDFPLCIILKEKNCDGILSFSNPISSSSNSTHDMQLVERVELTQTLISIDNNYSRDEMEIDEDGIINNRVHKDIKKDNNYSRDEMEIDEDGIINNRVHKDIKKGQLYMNKEILQDVLNRIAIKENFQFKVKRSSTTRYYLVCVDDQCSWYFKSSSLNNSNIFKERKFYNVHTCGNESRFFSQRHATSKFVGGLLTRNVDNPKTIYTPADIQRDIRNQYGVDLNYMKAWREKEKALEILRGKPRDSYGKLPSYLYMVKHTNPGSVTRLEKTDDGRFLYAYVALYASIKGWEYCMPIVVVDGSFLKAAYRGTILTAWTQDAAVVDSENDLSWKWFFERIRETYGIREGMCIVSDRHESILNATSEVYPGVPHCVYLYHLWGNIKKNIRKHHKVLRKIFFAMANAYTTEEFDHYMAETYNIDNRVKEYLFEIGYDRWSVAHSNVNRFMVMTSNIAESVNAADKEARDLLIYDLLDYLMKMIGRWNNTNRNEAIATGTTLSTKYENLMMEKMKESHGMMVVPSTEYLYTVYDGGKRHVVNMRERICTCRQFQMDVMPCKHALAIVRKYYMSEYEYCSVYYKKDNLLNAYEVPVYPIPDEIIWKIPPNVAANIVLPPKGKIKLGRPQKIRYKNGGESRTKKSRITCGVCGQQAFVVAPSQFDWFQFRSRVLAEVIPDDVPFVVVAMLLMHQQVSCFSVSILRVILAVNLKQGD; this is translated from the exons ATGGAAGAAGAAATTGCAATTTTGGTTCAACACGATGGTAAATGGGATAGTGAACACAATTACAACAATTTCATAGTTGATGGTGTGACACTAAAAGTGAGTTCGAATTTGGATACCATCCTTGATGAAATGACGAAGATACTTGGGGTTTATGCTTCAACAGATacaattgaaattaaatattcTGTGAAGCAAAATTATACTCCAATGAAGATATACAATGATAGGAGTTTGAGATGGTATTtggatttgaaaagaaaaagttccTTCACAGATTTTCCATTGTGTATAATATTGAAGGAAAAAAACTGTGACGgaattttgtcattttctaatcctatcagttcaagttctaattctaccCATGATATGCAACTGGTAGAACGTGTTGAACTCACTCAAACACTTATTTCGATAGACAACAATTACTCGCGTGATGAAATGGAAATTGACGAAGATGGTATAATCAACAACAGAGTTCATAAAGACATCAAAAAAG ACAACAATTACTCGCGTGATGAAATGGAAATTGACGAAGATGGTATAATCAACAACAGAGTTCATAAAGACATCAAAAAAGGTCAGTTGTATATGAACAAGGAGATACTCCAAGATGTTTTAAATCGCATTGCCATCAAGGAAAATTTTCAGTTCAAAGTTAAGCGTTCAAGTACGACAAG GTATTATCTTGTTTGTGTTGATGATCAGTGTTCATGGTATTTTAAGTCTTCCAGccttaataattcaaatatattcaagGAGAGAAAATTTTACAATGTTCACACATGTGGAAATGAATCAAGATTTTTTTCACAACGTCATGCTACTTCAAAGTTTGTAGGAGGCTTGTTAACAAGAAATGTTGACAATCCTAAGACAATATATACTCCAGCCGATATACAACGTGACATTAGAAATCAATATGGTGTTGATTTGAACTACATGAAGGCATGGAGGGAAAAAGAAAAGGCACTAGAGATATTAAGAGGTAAACCTAGAGATTCATATGGAAAGTTGCCTAGCTACTTGTACATGGTGAAGCATACAAATCCTGGATCTGTTACAAGATTGGAAAAGACAGACGATGGACGTTTTTTATATGCATATGTAGCTCTTTACGCCTCAATTAAAGGATGGGAATATTGCATgcctattgttgttgttgatggtagTTTCTTAAAAGCAGCCTACAGGGGAACAATTTTGACAGCTTGGACACAGGATGCGGCAG TAGTCGATTCAGAGAATGATTTATCGTGGAAATGGTTTTTCGAAAGGATACGAGAGACCTATGGCATAAGAGAAGGTATGTGTATCGTATCTGATAGGCATGAAAGCATTCTGAACGCCACTTCTGAAGTGTATCCAGGGGTGCCTCATTGTGTATACTTATACCATCTTTGGGGcaatattaagaaaaatatcagGAAGCACCATAAGGTcctgagaaaaatattttttgcaatGGCTAATGCATACACAACAGAGGAATTCGATCATTATATGGCTGAGACCTATAACATTGACAATAGGGTGAAAGAATACTTATTCGAAATTGGATATGACAGATGGTCGGTTGCACACTCCAATGTCAATAGATTCATGGTGATGACTTCAAATATTGCAGAATCTGTTAATGCAGCTGATAAAGAGGCCAGAGATCTTCTTATATATGATTTGTTGGATTACTTGATGAAGATGATTGGTCGTTGGAACAATACAAACAGGAATGAAGCAATTGCAACCGGCACAACACTAAGCACAAAATATGAAAACCTAATGATGGAGAAAATGAAGGAATCACACGGAATGATG GTTGTCCCGTCAACGGAATATTTGTATACAGTTTATGATGGAGGTAAACGGCATGTAGTCAATATGCGTGAAAGAATATGCACATGTAGGCAATTTCAAATGGATGTAATGCCGTGTAAGCATGCTTTGGCTATCGTGAGAAAATACTACATGAGTGAATATGAATATTGTTCTGTATACTACAAGAAAGATAACCTACTAAACGCATATGAAGTTCCAGTGTATCCTATTCCTGACGAGATTATATGGAAAATTCCTCCAAATGTCGCAGCAAATATTGTCCTACCGCCCAAGGGAAAAATCAAACTTGGCAGGCCACAAAAGATTAGATACAAAAATGGTGGTGAATCAAGAACAAAGAAGTCAAGAATTACATGTGGAGTGTGTGGACAACAAG